From a single Raphanus sativus cultivar WK10039 chromosome 3, ASM80110v3, whole genome shotgun sequence genomic region:
- the LOC108844201 gene encoding calmodulin-like protein 5 translates to MEHTLSPSSIKQQFPSFFLYLQSSLFLRSVFIRSWRKEEFGSKVMVRIFLLYSLLNSFLLSLLPKKLRTLFPLSWFDKTLHKNSPPSASMLPSPSPSPSSASTRKIDPSELKRVFQTFDKNGDGRITKQELNNSLENLGIYIPDKDLTQMIHNIDKNHDGCVDIDEFESLYRSIVDEHHNDGETEEEDMKEAFNVFDQDGDGFITVEELKSVLASLGLKQGKTLEGCKKMIMQVDSDGDGRVNYKEFLQMMKGGGFSSSG, encoded by the coding sequence ATGGAACACACACTCTCTCCCTCCTCTATAAAACAACAGTTTCCAAGTTTCTTTCTCTACCTCCAAAGCTCTTTGTTTCTCAGATCTGTTTTCATCAGATCATGGAGAAAAGAAGAGTTTGGTTCTAAAGTTATGGTGAGAATATTCCTTCTCTACAGTCTATTAaactcttttcttctctctttattACCAAAGAAACTGCGAACTCTCTTCCCTCTCTCTTGGTTCGACAAAACACTCCACAAGAACTCACCACCGTCAGCGTCCATGTTACCCTCTCCGTCACCGTCACCGTCCTCCGCATCAACAAGAAAGATAGACCCGTCCGAGCTAAAACGGGTTTTCCAGACGTTCGACAAGAACGGAGACGGTCGTATCACTAAACAAGAGCTCAACAACTCACTAGAGAATCTAGGAATCTACATACCAGACAAAGATCTCACTCAAATGATCCACAACATCGATAAGAACCACGATGGATGCGTTGACATAGACGAGTTCGAGTCTCTGTACAGATCCATTGTTGATGAGCATCACAACGATGGAGAAACCGAAGAAGAGGACATGAAGGAAGCGTTTAACGTGTTTGACCAGGACGGAGATGGGTTTATCACTGTGGAGGAGTTGAAATCTGTTTTGGCTTCCTTGGGACTCAAACAAGGTAAAACCCTAGAAGGCTGCAAGAAGATGATTATGCAAGTGGACTCTGATGGTGATGGAAGAGTTAATTACAAAGAGTTTCTTCAGATGATGAAAGGTGGTGGTTTTAGCAGTAGTGGTTGA
- the LOC130509009 gene encoding biotin synthase, mitochondrial, translated as MMLARFVFRSQLRASLSVRQSASYSSSSSSAASAEAERTIREGPRNDWSRDEIKAVYDSPLLDLLFHGAQVHRHVQNFREVQQCTLLSIKTGGCSEDCSYCPQSSRYSTGVKAQRLMSKDAVIEAAKKAKEAGSTRFCMGAAWRDTIGRKTNFNQILDYIKEIRGMGMEVCCTLGMIEKQQALELKKAGLTAYNHNLDTSREYYPNVITTRSYDERLETLDHVREAGINVCSGGIIGLGEAEEDRVGLLHTLATLPSHPESVPINALLAVKGTPLEDQKPVEIWEMIRMIGTARIVMPKAMVRLSAGRVRFTMPEQALCFLAGANSIFTGEKLLTTPNNDFDADQLMFKTLGLTPKPPSFSEDDSESENCEKVASASH; from the exons ATGATGCTTGCTCGATTTGTATTCCGATCTCAACTGAGAGCTTCTCTCTCGGTTCGCCAGTCTGCTTCTTActcgtcttcatcatcatcagcagctTCAGCTGAAGCAGAAAGGACGATTCGGGAAGGTCCGAGGAATGACTGGAGTAGAGATGAAATCAAGGCTGTTTATGATTCTCCTCTTCTTGACCTCCTCTTCCATGGC GCTCAGGTTCATAGACATGTTCAAAACTTCAGGGAAGTGCAGCAATGTACTCTCCTCTCCATAAAGACTGGTGGGTGCAGTGAAGACTGTTCGTATTGTCCTCAGTCCTCCAGATATAGCACTGGAGTCAAGGCCCAAAGACTCATGTCCAAGGACGCCGTCATTGAAGCTGCAAAGAAG GCAAAAGAAGCTGGTAGCACTCGTTTTTGCATGGGTGCTGCGTGGAGAGATACCATAGGGCGGAAAACCAATTTCAACCAGATACTTGACTACATCAAAGAAATAAG AGGCATGGGGATGGAGGTTTGCTGCACATTAGGAATGATTGAGAAGCAACAAGCGTTAGAGCTAAAGAAGGCCGGCCTCACTGCTTATAACCACAATCTCGATACTTCAAGAGAGTATTACCCAAACGTCATCACTACTAGAAGTTACGACGAACGACTTGAGACTCTTGACCATGTTCGTGAAGCTGGAATCAATGTCTGTTCAG GAGGAATCATAGGGCTTGGAGAGGCAGAGGAAGACAGAGTCGGTTTATTACACACACTAGCAACACTTCCTTCTCACCCAGAGAGTGTTCCTATCAATGCTCTGCTTGCAGTGAAAGGCACTCCTCTTGAAGACCAGAAG CCGGTTGAGATATGGGAGATGATCAGGATGATTGGAACAGCAAGAATTGTGATGCCAAAAGCAATGGTGAGGCTATCTGCTGGCAGAGTCCGTTTCACCATGCCAGAGCAAGCCTTGTGTTTCCTTGCTGGTGCAAACTCCATCTTCACTGGAGAGAAGCTGTTAACAACACCAAACAATGACTTTGACGCCGACCAGCTCATGTTCAAGACTTTAGGACTCACTCCTAAACCCCCAAGCTTCTCTGAAGATGATTCTGAATCAGAAAATTGCGAGAAAGTTGCTTCTGCTTCTCACTAA
- the LOC130509011 gene encoding uncharacterized protein LOC130509011: MCDSDFLSRCSSYEADFDSDSDISTSSSCSTYSESEEEINNDFGYELSTKKLEKKDKKKSNVLLEGYVEDSLVNDDLKRTKSLTDDDLEELKGCVDLGFGFNYEEIPELCNTLPALELCYSMSQKFMDQDHPHHISSPVKKSKTMVESHVSPIASWKISSPGDNPDDVKARLKFWAQAVACTVRLCT; the protein is encoded by the exons ATGTGCGACTCAGACTTTCTCTCTCGATGTTCCTCTTACGAGGCAGACTTTGATTCTGACTCCGACATCTCCACCTCAAGCTCCTGCTCCACGTACAGTGAATCTGAGGAAGAGATCAACAATGACTTCGGTTATGAGCTATCAACAAAGAAGTTGGAGAAGAAGGATAAGAAGAAGAGCAATGTGTTGCTTGAAGGGTACGTTGAAGATTCGCTGGTGAATGATGACTTGAAGAGGACCAAGAGTTTAACGGACGATGATCTCGAGGAGCTAAAAGGTTGTGTAGATCTTGGTTTCGGGTTCAACTACGAGGAGATTCCTGAGCTTTGTAATACTCTACCAGCTCTTGAGCTTTGTTACTCGATGAGTCAGAAGTTTATGGACCAAGATCATCCTCACCATATTTCTTCGCCTGTGAAGAAGTCTAAGACGATGGTTGAGTCACACGTTAGTCCAATAGCTAGCTGGAAGATCTCTAGTCCTG GGGACAATCCTGATGATGTCAAAGCAAGGTTGAAGTTCTGGGCACAAGCAGTCGCATGCACTGTGAGACTATGCACTTGA
- the LOC130509061 gene encoding uncharacterized protein LOC130509061 produces the protein MRAPSLLAQCWPGLMPQDCSGVSALSEKDLQLPSPAVEIIPSKTATHHRYSGENLDVLGLQIFKGKVSVADMIGLSSSETAPPKYEGSMKSWESAIVLVDVLKNEIRDGQLSFRGKRVLELGCNYGVPGIFACLKGASSVHFQDLNAETLRCTTIPNVLANLDQARDRQSRQPEVLLTPSRQAVSASVRFFAGEWEELPTVLSIIRTDVLEPANPGMNLSFSEEDFMDGCSSQDGSITGQPDFSSRRSRKLSGSRAWERANETEQGGECGYDVILMTEIPYSVTSLKKLYSLIKKCLRPPYGVVYLAAKKQYVGFNSGARHLRNLVDEETILGAHLIKETTDRDVWKFFLK, from the exons ATGCGCGCACCATCTTTGCTTGCGCAATGCTGGCCCGGTTTGATGCCTCAGGATTGTAGTGGTGTGTCTGCACTATCTGAGAAGGATTTGCAGCTTCCATCACCAGCTGTTGAGATCATACCTTCTAAG aCAGCAACTCATCACAGGTATTCAGGGGAGAATCTAGATGTGCTCGGTTTACAAATTTTCAAG GGAAAAGTAAGTGTTGCTGATATGATCGGCCTCTCTAGCTCAGAAACTGCTCCCCCAAAATATGAAG GTTCTATGAAAAGTTGGGAAAGTGCTATTGTTCTTGTTGATGTACTTAAAAACGAGATCCGTGATGGACAGCTTAGCTTCAGGGGCAAAAGGGTCCTCGAG CTAGGTTGCAACTATGGAGTTCCTGGGATATTTGCCTGCTTGAAG GGTGCTTCCTCAGTCCACTTTCAAGACCTCAATGCTGAAACATTAAGATGCACAACCATCCCAAACGTTCTTGCAAACCTTGACCAAGCTCGGGACAGGCAAAGCCGTCAGCCAGAAGTCCTTCTCACACCATCAAGACAAGCCGTCTCTGCATCTGTCCGCTTCTTTGCTGGAGAATGGGAAGAGCTCCCGACCGTTTTATCCATCATAAGAACCGATGTCCTTGAACCAGCTAACCCGGGAATGAACCTGAGTTTCTCAGAGGAAGACTTCATGGACGGATGTAGCAGCCAAGATGGGAGCATTACAGGACAGCCAGATTTCTCCTCGAGGAGATCAAGGAAGCTCTCTGGAAGCAGGGCGTGGGAACGAGCAAATGAGACTGAGCAAGGTGGAGAATGTGGGTATGATGTTATACTAATGACTGAGATCCCTTACTCGGTTACTTCTCTGAAGAAACTATATTCTCTCATTAAGAAG TGCCTGAGACCACCTTATGGTGTGGTGTATTTGGCGGCAAAGAAGCAGTATGTGGGATTCAACAGTGGAGCGAGACATCTGAGGAACTTGGTGGATGAGGAAACTATCTTAGGAGCTCATTTGATTAAGGAAACTACAGACAGAGATGTGTGGAAGTTCTTCCTCAAGTAA
- the LOC130509010 gene encoding probable glutathione peroxidase 3, mitochondrial, with translation MPRSRSRVLILLLPLAFVFYLYRYLPSPAIVDQSSYSSIYHISVKDIDGNDVSLSKFTGKVLLIVNVASKCGLTQGNYKELNILYAKYKTKGLEILAFPCNQFGSQEPGSNKEIKDNICTTFKGEFPIFDKIEVNGENASPLYKFLKEQKGGLFGDSIKWNFAKFLVDKQGNVVDRFAPTTSPLEIEKDIEKLLAST, from the exons ATGCCTAGATCAAGAAGTCGCGTCCTGATTCTCTTATTGCCTCTAGCCTTTGTGTTCTACCTGTACAGGTACCTGCCTTCTCCAGCTATTGTCGACCAATCATCATACAGCTCCATCTACCACATCTCCGTTAAG GACATTGATGGGAATGATGTGAGTTTAAGCAAGTTCACAGGAAAGGTGCTTCTTATTGTCAATGTAGCCTCTAAGTG TGGTCTAACACAGGGAAACTACAAAGAGTTGAACATTTTGTATGCCAAGTACAAAACTAAGG GGCTTGAGATCTTAGCGTTTCCCTGCAACCAATTTGGAAGTCAAGAGCCAGGTAGCAACAAGGAGATTAAGGATAACATTTGCACAACCTTCAAAGGAGAGTTTCCCATCTTTGACAAG ATTGAAGTGAATGGTGAGAATGCTTCACCTCTATACAAGTTCTTGAAAGAACAGAAAGGTGGATTGTTTGGGGATTCTATCAAGTGGAACTTCGCAAAATTTCTGGTAGACAAACAAGGAAATGTTGTGGATCGATTTGCTCCTACAACATCACCTCTTGAGATTGAG AAGGACATAGAGAAGCTATTGGCATCTACGTGA